One Helianthus annuus cultivar XRQ/B chromosome 12, HanXRQr2.0-SUNRISE, whole genome shotgun sequence genomic region harbors:
- the LOC118484985 gene encoding uncharacterized protein LOC118484985 — protein MGEPTHNREFFWNSWAPPKQNVLLWRAIWGSVASKSGLARQGVALPDTLCSRCGIQTEDPDHIFLNYLWARCIWWQVLTWMRINFPVNCSSLKDLIDILKESPGSKAWKRTVYTVGMAAVWRIWGARNLKTFEDSFVPVKKTVDLIKEDVFSWIINRTKLKALAWEDWMEFNIVNLL, from the coding sequence ATGGGGGAACCAACTCATAACAGGGAATTTTTTTGGAATTCTTGGGCTCCTCCGAAGCAAAACGTTCTGCTTTGGCGGGCGATTTGGGGCAGCGTTGCGTCGAAGTCTGGGCTGGCTCGTCAGGGTGTTGCTTTGCCGGATACCCTTTGCTCTCGGTGCGGGATTCAGACTGAAGATCCTGACCATATATTCCTCAATTACTTGTGGGCTAGGTGCATATGGTGGCAAGTGCTAACCTGGATGCGTATCAACTTCCCCGTTAATTGCAGTAGCTTGAAGGACCTCATAGATATATTGAAGGAAAGCCCGGGAAGTAAAGCTTGGAAGCGCACTGTGTACACGGTTGGTATGGCGGCGGTTTGGAGAATTTGGGGAGCGAGAAACCTTAAGACTTTCGAAGATTCTTTTGTTCCGGTTAAGAAGACGGTCGATCTCATCAAGGAGGACGTCTTTTCCTGGATCATTAATAGAACCAAGTTGAAGGCCCTCGCGTGGGAAGACTGGATGGAGTTCAATATTGTTAACTTGTTATAA
- the LOC110893901 gene encoding O-acyltransferase WSD1, whose amino-acid sequence MGSSEGLKSLKHINTTTTKDDPRFKEEDQPLSPMARLFHEPGSNVYIVSMMGCKTKINPDVIKQNLVHSLVRHPRFSSLQVTDKETGNIKWVPTNVNIDNHVIVPEIDPNIESADKFVEDYISNLSRSSIDRSQPLWDLHLLNNIKTTDAEGTGVFRFHHSLGDGMSLMTLLLACTRQAADTDALPTLPMNKDSAYIKVTSVWSVLVMLWNSFVAMMMFVCTGLFLKDTETPLKGSAGVENRPRRFVRKSVSLADVKAVKNAMNVTLNDVVLGVTQAGLSRYLNYRYGEINRIGRGDHHDKKDFIPKGVRLRATFFFNLRATTRIDTLVESMKSGTLGRWGNQIGYVLLPFAIGLKRNPLDYVKEAKAVIDKKKVSLEPLFAYFVASLVLKLFGIKAVGKLNHKVFFNTTLWFSNVPGPEQEVTFYGQDITYIAPSCYGQPNALMIHIVSYMDKLTFVISADEETIPDPHRLGDDLVESLQLIKASALAKESTKDK is encoded by the exons ATGGGTTCCTCAGAAGGTCTCAAGAGTCTCAAACATATCAACACCACAACCACCAAAGATGATCCAAGATTTAAGGAAGAGGACCAACCTTTGAGCCCTATGGCTCGGTTGTTCCATGAACCTGGTTCCAATGTCTATATCGTATCCATGATGGGTTGCAAAACCAAGATCAACCCCGATGTTATCAAGCAAAATTTGGTTCATTCTCTAGTCCGCCATCCTCGATTCTCAAGTTTGCAG GTTACCGATAAAGAAACTGGAAACATCAAATGGGTACCAACAAATGTTAACATCGACAACCATGTTATAGTCCCAGAAATCGATCCAAACATCGAGTCTGCCGACAAGTTTGTCGAAGACTATATATCAAACCTCAGCAGATCTTCAATCGACAGGTCTCAACCTTTATGGGATCTCCATCTTCTTAATAACATCAAGACAACTGATGCTGAAGGAACCGGAGTTTTTCGTTTCCACCATTCTTTAGGCGACGGTATGTCTTTAATGACGCTTTTGCTCGCCTGTACACGCCAAGCGGCCGATACTGACGCTTTACCGACACTTCCTATGAACAAAGACTCAGCTTACATTAAAGTTACTAGTGTTTGGTCGGTTTTGGTAATGCTTTGGAACTCCTTTGTAGCAATGATGATGTTTGTTTGCACTGGGTTGTTTCTTAAAGACACCGAAACGCCACTAAAAGGGTCCGCAGGTGTCGAGAATAGACCGAGGCGGTTTGTTCGCAAGAGTGTCAGCTTAGCAGACGTTAAGGCGGTGAAGAACGCTATGAATGTG ACGTTGAACGACGTCGTACTTGGAGTCACTCAAGCAGGTCTATCGCGTTACTTGAATTATAGATACG GTGAAATCAACCGTATCGGTAGAGGTGATCATCATGATAAAAAAGACTTCATTCCCAAAGGCGTTCGACTTCGTGCTACATTCTTTTTCAATCTAAGAGCAACCACCAGGATCGAT ACTTTGGTCGAATCAATGAAAAGCGGAACTTTGGGTCGATGGGGCAACCAGATAGGTTACGTGCTTCTCCCTTTTGCAATTGGACTCAAGCGCAACCCGTTAGACTATGTGAAAGAAGCCAAGGCAGTCATAGATAAAAAGAAAGTCTCACTGGAACCTTTGTTCGCTTATTTCGTTGCTAGCCTGGTTCTCAAGTTGTTCGGGATTAAG GCTGTAGGGAAACTGAACCACAAAGTGTTCTTTAATACAACCTTGTGGTTTAGCAATGTGCCTGGACCGGAACAAGAAGTCACATTTTATGGGCAAGACATAACTTATATTGCTCCTAGTTGCTATGGACAACCTAAT GCGTTGATGATTCATATAGTGAGTTATATGGATAAATTGACATTTGTAATATCGGCTGACGAAGAAACAATACCAGATCCTCATAGGTTGGGCGATGATCTTGTCGAATCCCTTCAATTAATAAAGGCTTCTGCTTTAGCAAAAGAGAGTACCAAAGACAAGTAA